A genomic region of Dactylococcopsis salina PCC 8305 contains the following coding sequences:
- the ndhN gene encoding NAD(P)H-quinone oxidoreductase subunit N, with translation MPLLTTGNKFIRDLETSGALAVYAPSEGGFEGRYQRRLRTKGYVTLHLTAKGLGDPASYLKRVHGVRPAHLGKKNIGQSAAVGDVYFLPPIVDSQLDILPENKKGLVLWLIEGFVLSRQELDYLAKFHEIEPKVRVVVELGGDRAFRWEKLSSLLAAA, from the coding sequence ATGCCACTATTAACAACTGGTAACAAGTTTATTCGTGATCTGGAAACATCTGGGGCGCTGGCGGTTTATGCGCCGTCCGAAGGAGGCTTTGAAGGGCGTTATCAGCGTCGTTTACGCACGAAGGGATATGTCACCCTGCATCTGACGGCGAAAGGGTTGGGAGACCCCGCTTCCTACTTAAAAAGGGTGCATGGCGTTCGTCCCGCTCATCTGGGAAAGAAAAATATTGGTCAAAGTGCGGCGGTGGGAGATGTTTATTTTCTGCCTCCGATCGTGGATTCTCAATTAGATATCTTACCTGAGAATAAAAAAGGGTTAGTCTTATGGCTGATTGAAGGGTTTGTTCTCTCCCGCCAAGAATTGGATTATTTGGCGAAGTTTCACGAAATTGAACCGAAAGTGAGAGTGGTTGTGGAATTAGGGGGCGATCGCGCTTTCCGTTGGGAGAAATTATCATCATTGTTAGCCGCTGCTTAA
- the rplC gene encoding 50S ribosomal protein L3 has product MSVGLMGRKLGMTQIFDQEQGTAIPVTVIEVGPCTVTQIKTPSTDGYSAVQLGYRNTKEKLLTKPELGHLKKADAPNLSHLKEYRVQDTSEYELGQSLNAELFSEVELVDVRGTSTGRGFASNHKRHGFARGPMTHGSKNHRLPGSIGPGTTPGRVYPGKRMSGRMGGKTVTTRKLKVVRVDSEKNVILVKGSIPGKSGGLLSITPSNIVGKA; this is encoded by the coding sequence GTGTCTGTCGGTTTAATGGGTCGAAAACTGGGAATGACTCAAATTTTTGACCAAGAACAAGGAACTGCAATTCCCGTAACAGTGATTGAAGTCGGTCCCTGTACCGTCACCCAAATCAAAACCCCCAGTACGGATGGTTATAGCGCCGTTCAACTGGGTTATCGCAATACAAAAGAAAAACTGCTCACGAAACCCGAATTAGGACATTTGAAAAAAGCAGACGCGCCTAACCTCAGTCACTTAAAAGAGTATCGGGTGCAAGATACCAGCGAGTATGAACTGGGACAATCTTTAAACGCGGAACTATTTAGTGAAGTGGAATTAGTAGATGTTAGGGGAACGAGTACGGGTCGCGGTTTTGCCAGTAATCATAAGCGTCACGGCTTCGCACGGGGTCCCATGACTCACGGCTCGAAAAACCATCGTCTTCCAGGGTCGATCGGACCTGGAACAACTCCAGGGCGAGTTTATCCAGGAAAACGAATGTCGGGACGCATGGGCGGAAAAACCGTCACCACCCGCAAATTAAAAGTGGTGCGAGTCGATAGTGAGAAAAACGTGATCTTGGTTAAGGGGTCAATTCCTGGGAAATCGGGAGGATTATTAAGCATTACTCCCAGTAATATCGTCGGGAAAGCCTAA
- the rplD gene encoding 50S ribosomal protein L4: MVNCVVKNWQGEAVGEATLELKVAKPENAEHIVHRAVVRHTTNARQGSASTKTRSEVRGGGRKPWRQKGTGRARAGSSRSPLWRGGGVIFGPKPRDFNIKMNRKERRLALRTALASRGEDLFVVEPFAEQLPQPKTKDLAQALTRWGIEPGVKVLMILDEFADNVALSARNLPNVKLIRADSLNVYDVLLAHKIVTTPSAIEKIQEVYGD; this comes from the coding sequence ATGGTTAACTGTGTCGTAAAAAATTGGCAAGGAGAAGCGGTGGGGGAAGCCACCCTAGAACTAAAAGTCGCCAAACCTGAAAACGCAGAACATATTGTCCATCGGGCAGTGGTTCGGCACACTACCAATGCGCGTCAAGGTAGTGCTTCCACGAAAACGCGGTCAGAAGTGCGCGGTGGCGGACGCAAACCTTGGCGACAAAAAGGAACAGGACGCGCTCGCGCGGGTTCGAGTCGTTCCCCGTTATGGCGCGGTGGTGGTGTCATTTTTGGACCGAAACCCCGTGATTTCAATATTAAAATGAACCGCAAAGAACGGCGGTTGGCGTTGAGAACGGCTTTGGCAAGTCGAGGGGAAGATTTATTTGTGGTTGAACCCTTCGCGGAACAACTTCCCCAACCGAAAACGAAAGATTTGGCACAAGCGCTGACTCGTTGGGGGATTGAACCTGGCGTTAAGGTGTTGATGATCTTAGATGAGTTTGCGGATAATGTCGCTCTCTCAGCACGAAATTTGCCCAATGTGAAGTTAATTCGAGCCGACAGCTTGAATGTTTATGATGTTCTCTTGGCGCACAAGATTGTCACCACCCCCAGCGCGATCGAAAAAATTCAGGAGGTTTATGGTGATTGA
- a CDS encoding 50S ribosomal protein L23: protein MVIEKTERDLIDLVRKPVITEKAIVLLEQNKYVFDVAKKATKPDIKKAIETLFEVTVTKINVQNLPPKKRRMGKYMGKKAQYKRAIVTLAEDDEITLFPEV, encoded by the coding sequence ATGGTGATTGAAAAAACTGAGCGTGACTTAATTGATTTAGTCCGCAAACCCGTGATTACGGAAAAAGCGATCGTTCTCTTAGAGCAGAACAAATATGTGTTTGATGTGGCAAAAAAAGCCACTAAACCTGACATTAAAAAGGCGATCGAAACGTTATTTGAGGTGACAGTGACCAAGATTAACGTGCAGAATCTGCCTCCGAAAAAACGCCGCATGGGGAAATATATGGGGAAAAAAGCTCAATATAAGCGGGCGATCGTCACGTTAGCCGAAGACGATGAAATTACCCTATTCCCAGAAGTTTAA
- the rplB gene encoding 50S ribosomal protein L2, whose amino-acid sequence MSIRSYRPYTPGRRQATVSDFAEITRSKPEKSLTKYKHRKKGRNNRGVITSRRRGGGHKRRYRLIDFRRNKHNVPAEVATIEYDPNRNARIALVQYQDGEKRYILHPEGLNVGDTIISGNDAPFETGNAMPLSRIPLGTEVHNIEMVAGKGGQIVRAAGTAAQVVAREKGYVSLKLPSREVRMVREECLATIGRVGNAEHRNLTLGKAGRSRHLGRRPKVRGSVMNPVDHPHGGGEGRAPIGRPSPVTPWGKPTLGAKTRKKNKPSDKFIVRRRS is encoded by the coding sequence ATGAGTATCCGTTCCTATCGCCCTTATACCCCAGGGAGACGACAAGCCACCGTTTCCGACTTTGCAGAGATTACCCGCTCGAAACCAGAAAAATCTCTTACCAAATACAAACATCGTAAAAAAGGACGGAATAATCGCGGCGTTATTACCAGTCGTCGTCGCGGTGGTGGTCATAAACGTCGTTATCGTCTAATTGATTTTCGCCGTAATAAGCACAATGTACCAGCAGAAGTGGCAACCATTGAATACGATCCCAATCGGAACGCCCGCATCGCGCTGGTACAGTACCAAGACGGAGAGAAACGCTATATCCTTCACCCAGAAGGATTGAACGTGGGAGACACCATCATTTCTGGTAATGATGCTCCCTTTGAAACGGGAAATGCGATGCCTTTAAGTCGGATTCCTTTAGGAACAGAAGTTCACAACATCGAAATGGTCGCGGGAAAAGGCGGTCAAATCGTGAGAGCTGCTGGAACCGCCGCGCAAGTGGTCGCAAGAGAGAAAGGCTATGTCAGTCTCAAACTTCCTTCCCGTGAAGTGCGGATGGTGCGAGAAGAGTGTTTAGCTACCATCGGTCGCGTCGGAAACGCCGAACACCGTAACTTGACGTTAGGGAAAGCTGGTCGATCGCGCCACTTGGGACGCAGACCCAAAGTTCGAGGAAGCGTAATGAATCCAGTGGATCACCCTCATGGCGGTGGTGAAGGACGAGCGCCCATTGGTCGTCCGTCTCCCGTTACTCCTTGGGGAAAACCGACTTTGGGGGCGAAAACTCGCAAGAAAAACAAACCCAGCGACAAGTTTATTGTGCGCCGTCGTTCTTAA
- the rpsS gene encoding 30S ribosomal protein S19, producing the protein MSRSLKKGPYVDDKLLKKIEKLNAADKKEVIKTWKRASTIIPQMVGHTIAVYNGKQHVPVFVSDQMVGHKLGEFAPTRTFKGHAKSDKKARR; encoded by the coding sequence ATGAGTCGTTCCTTAAAAAAAGGTCCCTACGTTGACGATAAACTTTTGAAAAAAATTGAAAAACTCAACGCAGCGGATAAAAAAGAAGTCATTAAAACGTGGAAACGGGCTTCCACCATTATCCCGCAAATGGTCGGACACACGATCGCGGTGTATAACGGCAAACAGCACGTTCCCGTCTTTGTCAGCGACCAAATGGTCGGACACAAACTGGGAGAATTTGCTCCCACCCGTACCTTTAAAGGACACGCTAAAAGCGATAAAAAAGCGCGGAGATAG
- the rplV gene encoding 50S ribosomal protein L22: MPVDTTVETKAIARYIRMSPHKVRRVLDQIRGCSYREALIMLEFMPYRACDPVLKVLRSAAANAEHNQGLDRASLVISKATADGGPSLRRFRPRAQGRAYQIRKPTCHIMIAVAPNTEEN; encoded by the coding sequence ATGCCAGTAGATACCACTGTTGAAACGAAAGCGATCGCTCGCTATATTCGGATGTCTCCCCATAAAGTGCGACGGGTGTTAGACCAGATTCGCGGCTGTTCCTACCGAGAAGCCCTGATCATGCTCGAATTTATGCCCTATCGTGCTTGTGATCCCGTTCTGAAAGTGCTGCGATCGGCAGCCGCCAACGCCGAACATAATCAAGGACTCGATCGCGCCAGCCTAGTGATTAGTAAAGCCACCGCCGACGGGGGTCCCTCCTTGAGACGGTTTCGCCCTCGCGCTCAAGGACGAGCCTATCAAATTCGCAAACCCACCTGTCACATCATGATCGCCGTCGCACCAAACACCGAGGAAAACTAA